The following proteins are encoded in a genomic region of Oncorhynchus kisutch isolate 150728-3 linkage group LG6, Okis_V2, whole genome shotgun sequence:
- the LOC109892706 gene encoding tumor necrosis factor receptor superfamily member 19: MDCVPCGDPPHAYEPLCSSRVNLVPLSSVVASSRDTVLAVVICIALTSVLLALMLFCTIYCKRQLEKKPHEPCQGGSCHDAKFPSFENIQDHQLYQITSNCYHGTGITCGQVKLFPYQFSEEPCSMENSNGMATYPAWDSQRRPLENTLPSKLNHDLYQTDVEVSDEKTWTHTVLN; this comes from the exons ATGGACTGTGTACCCTGTGGAGACCCTCCTCATGCCTATGAGCCTCTCT GCAGTAGCAGGGTGAACCTGGTGCCCCTTTCGTCTGTTGTGGCAAGCTCCAGGGACACTGTCCTGGCTGTAGTCATCTGCATCGCTCTGACTTCTGTCCTACTGGCCCTAATGCTtttctgtaccatctactgcaaaAGACAGCTGGAGAAGAAACCTCATG AGCCATGCCAGGGTGGTAGCTGCCATGATGCAAAGTTCCCCAGCTTTGAGAATATTCAGGACCATCAGCTATATCAAATCACCTCAAACTGCTACCATGGCACAGGCATAACTTGTG GTCAAGTGAAGCTTTTCCCTTATCAGTTCTCTGAGGAACCTTGCAGCATGGAGAACAGCAATGGTATGGCCACATATCCTGCCTGGGACTCACAGAGAAGACCACTAGAGAACACACTGCCCAGTAAGCTGAACCATGACCTCTATCAAACTGATGTGGAAGTGTCTGATGAGAAGACGTGGACCCATACTGTATTAAACTAA